GTACTGCGATATTTAAAGGGGTCCGTTTtacctaaaaatgtttttttcttgatCATTCTTGGCAAACCAATCTTGAACTTTAGTACAACTAAgagaaataaatatacatatacattagCCTACCAAATCTCTTCTTCCtctacattatatattttttaataaacagtaaaaGCGTTATGATCTGCCATCTGCGATGGCGATAGCAAAATTCTAAAGAATAGTAGGATCAGGGTGCATTTCACCTGTTAAATATAATCTGAAGTTTAAGTTATacgaaaaaacaaagaaatcatTATTTAGTAGGTATATAggctaaacatattttaacttaaatgctaaaacaatatttaaagagGTTATACTTAAGATTTGCGGCATAACCATAATTTGTACCTGGTAGGAACAGTGTCCGTATCAAAATTCTCACTTTCAGAGTcggaaaaactaaaatattcacAAATTAATTGATCATTAAGTCGTAAATTGTGTTGATGGCCTAGCCATCTGTACTATTTAATGTgcctttaataaattaaagaaaaaaatacgaaaatcAAGCATCCTTTAACAAAAAGCAGTCAACTTAACTTACCGTGGGTTTATCTTCAATTCTTTAGACTGAGCTTTCAACATAACGCGAAATGATATGCAAATACTAAACTTTACAAAGCCGTGTACAAATCTCTAACATCCATCAAATTGTAGCTAACTATATTGCGCAACtactaaaaaatgaaaaaccgaacaaaaacaatgaatgCCATTCTGACgacataaagtaaatattctAGAACATAAACAGTGCTGCCTAAAGGTTTATATATTCAtagaagtttatttatttgtttgtcaaGCGACACCTGAAGCCAAGTTAAATCGAAGCAGTTTTTCTCAGAAGACTGACAAGAAAGCTTTATCCACTAACTATAATTTCACCTTGCGGAAACacgaaaaaaatgatataaaaagCCGTTTCCATAATAACGAGGCTGTACATTAACGAGATTCCCGACGTACGGAAAATGAAACCCATGCGACTCGAAGATGACactttatttgaaacaaaatagtttttttatactacTTAACACGTTATAATTAAAAACCGATTCCAAACATCTTCATACTTTATTTGTAGTTGCATAAACCTCTTGGAATAATAACAATCGTATCCAGATCTAAATATTGATTTCAAACGCAAAAATTTATTCAAGCTAGTAAATGCATTCGAACCAAAAATTATTGCTTTCGAATCAACATTTTGACTTCAAATGCAAAAAGTCTTGAAACGAAAAATGCTTTGTAATCCAAACCTTTGCTTTCAGATCAAAACCTTTGATTTCAGAggcaaaacaaaatttcacgCAATAAAATGATTAAAGTCCTTGATTcttttgaatttaaatgtaa
This genomic interval from Ciona intestinalis unplaced genomic scaffold, KH HT000594.1, whole genome shotgun sequence contains the following:
- the LOC113475483 gene encoding uncharacterized protein LOC113475483 isoform X4, which gives rise to MLKAQSKELKINPRFSDSESENFDTDTVPTSCTKVQDWFAKNDQEKNIFSLISSSDELEPLDARARSKPSTSQRCLSYRETPINEC